The following proteins come from a genomic window of Methanosarcina sp. MTP4:
- a CDS encoding thiolase domain-containing protein, whose translation MRDVAIIGVKNTKFGELWERSLRDIVVEAGIGAIEDAGVGGKDINALYVGNMSGGRFVDQEHIGALIADYSGLSRNLHVPATRVEAACASGGLALRQAIMTVASGYGDIVVAAGAEKMTDVGSEEASSALAAAADREWEGMAGATFPGLYSMIAKLHMHRYGTTSEQLAEVAVKNHRNGCLNPIAQYRNEITVDQVLNSIMVADPLHIFDCSPITDGAAALVLAPAEVAHEYTDTPIYIKATAQASDTIALHDRRDITTLDASVMAAKRAYEMAKLGPGDIDLVEVHDCFTIAEICAVEDLGFTEKGKGGIFTEEGETAIGGRIPVNTSGGLKACGHPVGATGIKQAVEIVTQLRGEAGKRQVEGAEYGMAHNVGGSGATAVVHIFSRER comes from the coding sequence ATGAGAGACGTAGCAATTATCGGAGTAAAGAACACGAAGTTCGGGGAACTCTGGGAACGTTCCCTGAGGGATATCGTGGTAGAAGCCGGTATCGGTGCAATTGAAGATGCAGGTGTGGGCGGAAAGGACATTAACGCCCTTTATGTAGGTAACATGAGTGGAGGCCGTTTTGTCGATCAGGAGCACATCGGGGCCCTGATCGCGGACTATTCAGGACTTTCCAGGAACCTGCACGTCCCTGCCACGAGGGTTGAAGCTGCCTGTGCTTCCGGAGGGCTTGCTCTTCGCCAGGCGATTATGACCGTCGCTTCCGGTTACGGCGACATCGTGGTTGCGGCAGGAGCCGAAAAGATGACGGATGTCGGGTCCGAAGAAGCTTCCTCAGCCCTTGCAGCAGCAGCTGACCGGGAATGGGAAGGCATGGCAGGAGCAACTTTCCCGGGACTCTATTCAATGATCGCAAAGCTGCACATGCACAGGTACGGGACTACAAGCGAACAGCTCGCCGAAGTTGCGGTGAAAAATCACAGGAACGGCTGCCTGAACCCCATTGCCCAGTACAGGAACGAAATCACGGTCGACCAGGTCCTGAACTCTATAATGGTAGCAGACCCCCTGCACATCTTTGACTGTTCCCCCATTACGGACGGAGCTGCGGCCCTTGTACTGGCTCCGGCTGAAGTAGCCCACGAGTACACCGACACTCCCATTTACATCAAGGCCACAGCCCAGGCAAGCGATACCATTGCGCTTCACGACCGCAGGGACATAACAACCCTGGACGCGTCGGTGATGGCTGCAAAGCGGGCTTATGAGATGGCAAAGCTGGGCCCCGGAGACATTGACCTTGTGGAAGTGCACGACTGTTTCACAATTGCTGAAATCTGCGCCGTGGAAGACCTCGGTTTCACAGAGAAAGGCAAAGGGGGAATCTTTACCGAAGAAGGTGAAACCGCAATTGGAGGCCGGATCCCTGTCAATACCTCAGGCGGTCTGAAAGCCTGCGGACATCCTGTTGGAGCCACCGGTATCAAGCAGGCTGTGGAAATCGTAACCCAGCTGCGCGGTGAAGCCGGAAAACGTCAGGTAGAAGGTGCAGAGTACGGGATGGCCCACAATGTCGGAGGGTCAGGAGCAACAGCAGTAGTACACATATTTTCGAGGGAGAGGTGA
- a CDS encoding Zn-ribbon domain-containing OB-fold protein, giving the protein MSVPRFWRNLDSRYNLEGTHCTECGEYFYPPRKTCVNCRRLGQIEPYRFKGTGEIVTYTVIRTAAEGFEEQAPYALAIIKLDEGPSLTAQVVGSPEKVHIGMRVSSVFRKLGEGGDRGMIYYGTKFIPADA; this is encoded by the coding sequence ATGTCAGTACCCAGATTCTGGAGAAATCTTGATAGCCGGTACAACCTTGAAGGCACTCACTGCACGGAGTGCGGTGAATACTTCTATCCGCCCCGCAAGACCTGCGTGAACTGCAGGCGTCTTGGGCAGATCGAGCCTTACAGGTTCAAGGGCACAGGTGAAATCGTTACTTATACGGTTATCCGCACCGCTGCCGAAGGCTTTGAAGAGCAGGCTCCGTACGCCCTTGCCATCATCAAACTGGATGAGGGCCCGAGCCTCACCGCCCAGGTGGTCGGCTCCCCCGAAAAGGTGCACATCGGGATGCGTGTTAGTTCCGTCTTCCGGAAACTTGGCGAAGGCGGCGACCGGGGCATGATCTACTACGGGACCAAATTCATCCCTGCTGATGCGTGA
- the cyaB gene encoding class IV adenylate cyclase — protein sequence MIEVEIKAKADLSKVRLILENIRAVKIRVEDQSDTYFAAPYRDFAKTDEALRIRNLDGRAVLTYKGPKLDSVSKTRKEFETVVDEKNTTEILHALGFSEAGAVRKSREVFRAGDITVCLDSVEGLGEFLEVEIVVEEEQEPGPIRLKLFEFLKQFGISEEDSIRTSYLEMVLEKLNT from the coding sequence ATGATTGAAGTGGAAATCAAGGCAAAAGCGGATCTCTCAAAGGTCCGCCTCATCCTTGAAAATATAAGGGCAGTAAAAATAAGGGTTGAGGATCAGTCCGATACCTATTTCGCTGCTCCATACCGGGATTTTGCAAAAACCGACGAGGCACTGAGGATCCGGAACCTGGACGGAAGGGCTGTGTTGACCTATAAGGGGCCTAAATTGGACAGTGTCTCTAAAACCCGGAAAGAGTTTGAAACTGTTGTGGACGAAAAAAACACCACCGAAATCCTCCATGCCCTGGGTTTTTCGGAAGCAGGGGCTGTTAGGAAAAGTCGGGAAGTCTTCAGGGCCGGGGACATTACCGTTTGCCTTGATTCCGTCGAAGGTCTCGGGGAATTTCTTGAAGTGGAAATTGTTGTCGAGGAAGAGCAGGAACCTGGCCCGATCAGGCTTAAGCTTTTTGAGTTTTTAAAGCAGTTTGGGATAAGTGAGGAGGACTCAATCCGTACTTCCTATCTTGAAATGGTGCTTGAAAAACTGAACACCTGA
- a CDS encoding type IV pilin — protein sequence MTASGVFRDKKAISPVVGVVMVTLLTIILAAVVGTSSLTGILQGYSTNLGIGRIDGGNLEGDTITISHNGGEPFTFKENTKVLLNVEGNNLELNISHLYGSTLNAGETVDLHLSPANPEDTGKIDNIKPGDKIFLMVIDGDQKLVILRQEVVV from the coding sequence GTGACTGCAAGCGGGGTTTTTAGGGACAAAAAGGCTATCTCTCCTGTTGTCGGGGTTGTTATGGTTACTTTACTAACCATTATTCTTGCAGCTGTGGTCGGGACCAGTTCTCTCACAGGGATTTTGCAGGGCTACTCTACAAACCTCGGTATAGGCAGGATTGACGGAGGCAACCTTGAAGGAGATACAATAACAATCAGCCACAATGGAGGAGAACCCTTCACCTTCAAAGAAAATACAAAAGTGCTTCTCAATGTCGAAGGGAATAACCTTGAGCTCAATATTTCCCATTTGTACGGAAGCACCCTCAATGCGGGTGAAACGGTAGACCTTCACCTTTCTCCTGCAAACCCGGAAGATACAGGCAAAATCGATAATATTAAACCAGGGGATAAAATCTTCCTGATGGTCATTGACGGGGATCAGAAACTTGTGATTTTAAGGCAGGAAGTTGTGGTCTGA
- a CDS encoding type IV pilin, with protein MKVTATGILKDNKAISPLVGVALVTLLTIIFATVISSSSLTGILQGYSTNIGMGRLDGGDLEGDTITLSHNGGEPFTFQDNTKVLIEVEGESIELNITGLYGTTIRAGDTVNVCLTPLEPENTGKIDSINSGDTIFLKVVDGDQKLVILRQEIIV; from the coding sequence GTGAAAGTAACGGCAACAGGCATTCTTAAAGATAATAAAGCTATCTCTCCTCTTGTTGGGGTTGCCCTGGTTACTTTATTAACTATTATCTTTGCAACTGTAATTAGTTCCAGTTCTCTTACAGGGATTTTGCAGGGTTATTCCACAAATATTGGAATGGGTAGGCTTGACGGGGGCGATCTTGAAGGAGATACAATAACCCTGAGCCACAATGGAGGGGAGCCCTTCACTTTCCAGGACAACACAAAGGTACTTATCGAGGTCGAAGGGGAGAGCATTGAACTTAATATTACCGGTTTATATGGTACAACCATCAGAGCAGGCGACACGGTGAATGTGTGTCTGACTCCTCTGGAACCTGAAAACACGGGCAAAATAGATTCGATTAATTCAGGGGATACCATCTTCCTGAAGGTCGTTGACGGAGACCAGAAGCTTGTGATATTAAGGCAGGAAATTATTGTATGA